In the Gossypium arboreum isolate Shixiya-1 chromosome 10, ASM2569848v2, whole genome shotgun sequence genome, one interval contains:
- the LOC108455355 gene encoding transmembrane emp24 domain-containing protein p24beta3-like isoform X2 translates to MEKRWGKKWALICLFLFNWARNVSSLSVTVSDIECVYEYVLYEGDTISGNFVVVDHDIFWSSDHPGIDFTVTSPGGNTVHSLKGTSGDKFEFKAPRSGMYKFCFHNPYSTPETIAFYIHVGHIPTDHDLAKDEHLNPINVKIAELREALESVTAEQKYLKARDTRHRQKVNET, encoded by the exons ATGGAGAAGAGATGGGGAAAGAAGTGGGCTTTGAtttgtttgtttctttttaaTTGGGCGAGAAACGTTTCCTCCCTTTCGGTGACCGTAAGCGACATTGAATGCGTTTATGAATACGTGCTTTACGAAGGCGACACAATTTCGGGCAACTTTGTCGTCGTCGACCACGATATTTTCTGGAGTTCTGATCATCCTGGCATTGATTTCACC GTAACTTCGCCTGGGGGTAATACAGTTCATAGTTTGAAGGGGACATCTGGGGACAAGTTTGAATTCAAGGCCCCGCGAAGTGGAATGTACAAGTTTTGTTTTCACAATCCATACTCAACACCAGAGACCATTGCTTTCTATATTCATGTCGGCCATATTCCCACTGATCATGACCTTGCCAAAGATG aACATTTGAACCCAATTAATGTTAAAATTGCTGAGCTGAGAGAGGCTTTGGAGTCTGTTACAGCAGAACAAAAGTACTTGAAAGCTCGTGATACTCGGCATCGTCAGA AAGTAAATGAAACATAA